CTTCGCCATGGCCCTGATCTCCATCTACCGCCCGCTGACCTGGAAGCTGTACGGCGACCCCATCGTGCCGCCCACGTCGTAGGAGGGATATCTTCCGGGGCGGCCCCTTTGCCTGACGCAGAAAGAGGGCCTTTCTTCCGGTTCCCGTCCTTTCCCCAGTGCGTTCCATCAGGCGGGAAAGGGGGACAGGCACCAGCCGGGAAAGGAACAGGGGACGCTCCCGCATAGGGAGCGTCCCCTGTGTTTTGGGCTTTCGTCTGGGGAGCCCCCGGACGGCGGACTGCAAGCCTTCCCGCATGGCGGCTGGGCTATCGCAGAAGGCGGCTTTCTATCCGTGGGGAACGTCGGCCCAGGGAAAAGGATGTATGCTCGCGGCATTTCAGGGGGACCGCCTCCGTGCCCCATCGGGCTGTCAGCCTCAGCGGCAGGATACCGTCCCCGGCGTGAAGACGGCGAAAGGGGAAGTCCTGCGGTGGCATGGGGGAGGGGCTTCCCCGGAAGAAAGCGCGCTGACGCCAAAGGGGAAGAACGGGAATCGACGGCAGAAAGGAGGAATCCCTCTCCCCTCGGGGAGCCGTGCCTCAGGCCTCGAAGACCAGGCTTTCGAACCAGAAGAGCAGGGCCTGGGGATCGCGCCAGCTGCCTGCGGGCAGCCCGGCCTTGCGGCAGAGGTGTTCCAGGTACTGCGGCAGGTCCCAGCCCTGTTCCACGGGCACCTGCGGCAGGAAGACGCCCTGGCGCATGCCCAGGCGCAGCAGCAGGCCGTGGCGGCCGATGACGATCCGTGCCGGGTCGGGGCAGGGGCTCAGGGGGCCCAGCACGGAGATGTGCAGGCTGCACCGCGGCCACTCCGCCGCGTCCAGGGCAGGGAAGCGGGGATCCTCGAAGGCGGCGGCGCGGGCCATGCGCCAGACGTTCCGCCAGAGCGGTTCCCGGCCCACCATGTTGCCGATGCAGCCCCGCAGGTCGCCATCCTTGTTCAGGGTCACGAAGGAGCCCAGCGACTGGGCCAGTGTCCCGCCGGCCAGCGCGGGCGGCAGGGGCGGCGGGCCGTCCTCCCGGCCCTCAAGGGCCGTTGTGATGCTTTGCCGGGCCAGGCGGGAGAGCCAGTGCCGTTCTTCGTCATTGAGGGAAAAGGTGACGCCCATGACAGACCTCCGTGGCGGGCACGCAGGATGTGCGTCCCGGTGGGCTCGCGGCCGCCTGATGGTCACGCGGGGGATGGTGGGGGCAGGTCGCGGCGGTGTTCCCCGCAGTGTAGGCGGGGCGGGCGCAGGATTCAAGCCGGCGGGATGTGAGGCGGGCACGGGGAGCCGTTCAGCCCGGTACGGGGCCGGTCCCCTTGTCCAGCTTGTCAAAAACCTGTTTGCCTTCTCCCCACGCGCGTACGGGCGCCGTTCAGCACGGCAGTAACCGGCTGGTAAACGTGCGTTGTCTGGGCGCGTACCGGGGCAAGGGACCGGCGCAGGCACCTCCCTGCCGCGCTGGGAACCGGGAGGGGAAAAGCGCGGCCGCTCCCTGCCGGGAGCGATGGGGGGCACACGTTCCTTTAGCCTCGGCCGGACGGGCTCCCATCCGTTGCGGAAAACGGAAATGCCGCGATGGCTCGCGGCATTTCTGTGGGGTAAGGCAGGGCACATGCTCCTGACACGGTATTTGGCGGTATACCGTGATTGACGTCTCGTCCGTGGCTGTCCCGACCGCAATGGGCTGCGGACGGCCTGCCGGTGCGGGAGGCATGACCGCCCGGCGGCTAGTCCTCGCCCTCGGTATGGGCCTGCTTGCCGGCGCCCTTGAGACCGTACATGGTGGTGGAGCCGGAAGACCAGAATTCCAGCACTTCCTCGTTCACCAGCCTGGTGAGGATCTTCTTCACTTCACGGGGGCCCTTGTCGGGGAACAGTTCCGTGAAGTCCTTGAAATAGAACTTGGACTTGGAAGCGGACTTGCTCTTCAGGAATTCGACGATGATGTCTTTTTCGTCAGCCATGGTTTTTCTCCTGGCCCCGGCGGCGCCGCAAAGGGCCGCCGGGGCGTTTTCAAGACCGGCCTAGAACTTGAACTGGGTGCTCTGGCGCCAGGTGTAGTACGCCGGGTCGCGGAAGTCGTCGATGAGGTGGTGGGTGAACTTCAGGCCGGTCAGCTTGAAGAAGCTTTCCCAGCCGATGCGTTCGGCCCAGTCGCCCAGACGTTCGTACTTGTTGGCGTTGGCGGCGTAGACTTCGACGATGTGCTTCACCGTCTTGGTCAGGCTGGGCCAGCGGGGAGGTTCGTTGGGGATGTAGCCCACGACCACCTTGGAGAACTTGGGCATGCTGATGCGGTTGGACACCTTGCCGCCCACCATGATGGCGATGCCGTCGCCTTCGTGGTCGGCGATGGGCAGGGCGGGGCACATGGTGTAGCAGTTGCCGCAGTACATGCAGCGGTCTTCCTTGATGGCGATGGAGTTCACCTTCTGGCCGTTGTGTTCCACCTTGGTGGGACGGACGGCAGCGGTGGGGCAGGCGGCCACGGCCAGCGGGATTTCGCACAGCTGGTCGGCCCATTCGTGGTCGATCATGGGCGGTTTGCGGTGGATGCCCACCAGGCCGATGTCGGAGCAGTGCACGGCGCCGCACATGTTGATGCAGCAGGCCAGGGCGATGCGCACGGGAGCGGGCAGACGCATGTCCTTGAAGTCGTCAAAGATGGCGTCCATCACGCATTTCACCGGGCCGGAGGCGTCGGTGGCGGGGGTGTGGCAGTGCACCCAGCCCTGGGTGTGCACCATGTTGCTGATGCCGGCGCCGGTGCCGCCCACGGGGAACTTGAAGGAACCGCCGTCGAACTTGCGGCTGTTCAGGTCGTCGCGCAGGGCCTTCATGGTGGCTTCGTCTTCCACCATGAACTCGATGTTGTTACGGGTGGTCCAGCGCAGGTAGCCGCCGCAGTACTTGTCGGCGATGTCGCAGATCTCGCGGATGTGGGTGATGGACATGGTGCGGGTGCCGCCCACGCGGACGGTGTACACCTTGTCGCCGCCTTCGGCCACGTGCATCAGCACGCCGGGCTCAAGAATTTCGTGGTACAGCCACTTGCCGAAATTCTTTTTGATGACCGGCGGGAAGTATTCGTCGTACTTGTGGGGGCCGATGTCGGTAATGCGGCCTTCCATCGGTTTGGCGGGATTGTACCCGGAAGAAATAAAAGCCATGTTCTTCTCCCCCTTAAACTAGCGTTGATGGCGTTTGCGGAATTCAGCCAGGTCGCGGGTCCAGCCGCCGGGCACTTCTTCTTCCTTGAAGAAGATGTACGGGTTGGAGCGGGGAGCCGTGACGTGGTACGGAGCGGCTTCGGTGTCGGTGACTTCGAGCAGCTTCTGGAAGGAAAGACGCTTCATGGTCTCGCCCACGCGTTCGCGGTTCTTGCCTTCTTCCATCCACCAGTCCCAAATCTTTTCGATGACTTCCTTGATTTCATCGTAGGGAGCTTCACAGGAGATGAAGGGCACCAGCAGCGAACCCATCTGGGCGCCGTCCACCACGGGGGCCTTGGCGCCCACCAGGATGCTGGCGCCGCGTTCGTCACCGATGTGCAGGGCGCGGGGCATGGTGTTGATGCAGTGCATGCAGCGCACGCAGTCGGCGGTCTTGATGGACAGCTTGCTGCCGTCCCAGCTCATGCACTTGGAGGGGCAGCGGTCCACCACTTCGGCCTGGATGTCGAACTTGCCCCAGTCACGACCGGCATGGGCACCGGCGTTGGGTTTGAATTCGCCGCCCACGTAGGCTTTCACGGCGTCCTGGTCGATCTTGATGTCGTCCTTCCAGGTACCCACCACAGCGAAGTCG
This is a stretch of genomic DNA from Desulfovibrio piger. It encodes these proteins:
- the amrA gene encoding AmmeMemoRadiSam system protein A; amino-acid sequence: MGVTFSLNDEERHWLSRLARQSITTALEGREDGPPPLPPALAGGTLAQSLGSFVTLNKDGDLRGCIGNMVGREPLWRNVWRMARAAAFEDPRFPALDAAEWPRCSLHISVLGPLSPCPDPARIVIGRHGLLLRLGMRQGVFLPQVPVEQGWDLPQYLEHLCRKAGLPAGSWRDPQALLFWFESLVFEA
- the dsrB gene encoding dissimilatory-type sulfite reductase subunit beta, which translates into the protein MAFISSGYNPAKPMEGRITDIGPHKYDEYFPPVIKKNFGKWLYHEILEPGVLMHVAEGGDKVYTVRVGGTRTMSITHIREICDIADKYCGGYLRWTTRNNIEFMVEDEATMKALRDDLNSRKFDGGSFKFPVGGTGAGISNMVHTQGWVHCHTPATDASGPVKCVMDAIFDDFKDMRLPAPVRIALACCINMCGAVHCSDIGLVGIHRKPPMIDHEWADQLCEIPLAVAACPTAAVRPTKVEHNGQKVNSIAIKEDRCMYCGNCYTMCPALPIADHEGDGIAIMVGGKVSNRISMPKFSKVVVGYIPNEPPRWPSLTKTVKHIVEVYAANANKYERLGDWAERIGWESFFKLTGLKFTHHLIDDFRDPAYYTWRQSTQFKF
- a CDS encoding dissimilatory sulfite reductase D family protein, with amino-acid sequence MADEKDIIVEFLKSKSASKSKFYFKDFTELFPDKGPREVKKILTRLVNEEVLEFWSSGSTTMYGLKGAGKQAHTEGED